A window of the Myxococcus fulvus genome harbors these coding sequences:
- a CDS encoding type IV pilus twitching motility protein PilT produces the protein MDLATLNKLLTVGVQNGASDIHFRPGDPPIYRVNGVLRPLKMEKLHADHTRQVAIHVISDPAMKPQIDLLQECDASYSLPGVARFRVNIYRQRGSLACILRIIPDEIPTIDGLGLPQVLKKIAGNERGLVLVTGATGSGKSSTLASMIDHINRTENLHVLTIEDPIEFIYKNIKSSISQREIGPDTKGFAIALRAALRQDPDVILVGEMRDTETIDIALKASETGHLVLSTVHTTDASRTINRLVSVFPAEEQTMVRMRLADCLKATVSQRLLPRASGKGRTVALEIMVQTKTVEQYIRDDRASELKDVIEKGRDMFGMQSFDQHLTQLYREGIITLETAQSAASNPADFQRALEFE, from the coding sequence CTGGACCTGGCAACACTGAACAAGCTCCTGACGGTCGGCGTACAGAACGGCGCTTCGGACATCCACTTCAGGCCCGGCGACCCGCCCATCTACCGGGTGAACGGCGTGCTGCGGCCGCTGAAGATGGAGAAGCTCCACGCGGACCACACCCGTCAGGTGGCCATCCACGTCATCTCCGACCCGGCCATGAAGCCGCAGATCGACCTGCTGCAGGAGTGCGACGCCTCGTACAGCCTGCCGGGCGTCGCCCGCTTCCGCGTCAACATCTACCGGCAGCGCGGCTCGCTGGCGTGCATCCTGCGCATCATCCCGGATGAGATTCCCACCATCGACGGGCTGGGCCTGCCGCAGGTGCTCAAGAAGATCGCCGGCAACGAGCGCGGGCTGGTGCTGGTGACGGGCGCGACGGGCTCCGGCAAGAGCTCCACGCTGGCGTCGATGATCGACCACATCAACCGCACGGAGAACCTGCACGTCCTCACCATCGAGGACCCCATCGAGTTCATCTACAAGAACATCAAGTCCTCCATCTCCCAGCGGGAGATCGGCCCGGACACCAAGGGCTTCGCCATCGCCCTGCGCGCGGCGCTGCGCCAGGACCCGGACGTCATCCTGGTGGGCGAGATGCGCGACACGGAGACCATCGACATCGCGCTGAAGGCCTCGGAGACAGGCCACCTGGTGCTCTCCACGGTGCATACCACCGACGCCTCGCGCACCATCAACCGCCTGGTGTCGGTGTTCCCCGCCGAGGAGCAGACCATGGTGCGCATGCGCCTGGCGGACTGCCTCAAGGCGACCGTCTCCCAGCGCCTGCTTCCCCGCGCCAGCGGCAAGGGCCGCACGGTGGCGCTGGAAATCATGGTGCAGACCAAGACGGTGGAGCAGTACATCCGGGATGACCGCGCCAGCGAGCTCAAGGACGTCATCGAGAAGGGCCGCGACATGTTCGGCATGCAGTCCTTCGACCAGCACCTGACGCAGCTGTACCGCGAGGGCATCATCACCCTGGAGACGGCGCAGAGCGCGGCCTCCAACCCCGCCGACTTCCAGCGGGCGCTCGAGTTCGAGTAA